The Zea mays cultivar B73 chromosome 7, Zm-B73-REFERENCE-NAM-5.0, whole genome shotgun sequence DNA segment gaattttagccgtacgccgtcggcaaattcccgagagcggtgtcttcaggtcgaggcagcctggcgcaccggacactgtccggtgcaccaccggacagtccggtgccccagaccgaaatagcctattggctgtacacagccaacattctccttttcttcttttctctgtttctaacacttagacaaatatattagtacacaaaaccaaagtACTAAggcctagaaacatacctttacttatgatttgcactttgttcatccatgggcatagatttacatttaagcacttgtgttgacactcaatcaccaaaatacttagaaatggcccaagggcacatttccctttcagccggcacggcccaattaatcccaatctatttaatttttttaatttagtaagatatcaactttatattgttgttatatttGGAGTTTATGTGGTTAGATGATGCTaaaattgtttaatatctttaatttagcaAGTTATGAACTTTATATGGTTATAATATTTTGATTCTATGTTATTAAATATACGGGCCGGGTTTGGACCGGCACGACCCAACGAAGGCACGACATGGTTTAGGGCCGGGCTGGGCTACCGTTTTAACACTTTGGGCTGGCACGGCACAGCCCAAAAATTGTTTGGGTTTTCCTGGTCCGAATCCATTTGTCACGAAGCACGATGGGCTTGGACCGGGCTGGCCCGGCCCAATTCCAAGTACTAGTCCTTCCTATATATTATAAGGCGAAACTGTCTCTAGTTCAAATACCAATAAATGTATTTAAATATCTCCATACTGCTGGATCATTGTACGCATGTCTACAAACAATACACACTTTATATCATGTGACTAGAGTATAAAGTGACTACACCTCATACATGCTAGGACGGGGAGTAAGGAGGAAAAACAAATGTAGAGCCTTAATCCCATCCCAGGTGGGACATCCGATGGCTACTTGCTTTTGCTAGTTTGTTCGACAACACATATAAGGCATCCACAACAGAACGTCGCCCTGCTATGCTACCCACCTACTAGTAGCATTATATACTGTTGCCACTCTGCCAGCACAAGGCCACAAGCACACAAAACCACTCACTCATCTCGTCCACGGTCCACGTAGACGTAGGAGTGCTCCAACCACAGGTCGGGCCACACGTTTGCACGGCTGCAGAGGAACCACCTCGCGCAGACAGTGGCGGGCACTGCCGTATCCCCCGCTGCCCCCCTGGTGGGCCGGGGACGCCCGCCAACATGTGGATGCCTTCAgcaaaggcgcgagatgaagtcgGCCCTGACGTCACCGTGCCCGTGCCCGTGCCCGTGAGGCCGTGCCCCACCGTCCCCGTTCGGAGAACCACGCGAGGGAGGTCCGTCCAGCGGTGGAGACCTGTTCGTCGCATGGGCCcatggcgggggcgggggcggccgggcgTCATCGTCGTCATGTCGATGCACGTTGACGTTGCCACGCTCGTGCTCTGCGGCCTCGTCGCTTCACTTTAGCGCGCACGTGGGCGTGGCGTGGCCGTAATATTTTTACCACAAAAAAGAAAACCATACAACGGAGTAGTGCCGGTAATCGGGTCTATTGACGTCATCGTCGGGGTAATCCGGTTACGTGCAACCCAAGTTTACGCCTACGAATGCTAATTGGTGGTGTGCACACATACCCGTAGTAATTTGCATTGCACTTTAATATACTAGACCTCTCAACTCCGGTACTCCCTCCCTCCACGTGATTTAGTTGTTTTAAATTTGTCTTAAATCAAACTATTTTAATTTTAACCAAACATACATATAAAATTTAAATATTTTTAACTTATTATAGTAGTTCAAGTTATGATAGATCTACTAACTTTACTTTTATAATATAAAATATTATGAAACATCCAATATAGTCAGTCAAATTTGATAGTGATGGACTTAATAACAGAAAACGGTAATGATGCAACTCTTTACTCTAGTGAGTAGTGAGGGAATCTAGCCCCCTCAATCCACTCAATTGCTTTTGATCCCAAATAATTCCTAACTATGTCCTGCAATGCAGGAGCATTGTAATAGAGATTTAAAACACTCTATAGCTACTTTGTATAAGCCAATTTATTGCCACAAACATGATGTATTACGAGCAGTGCACTCTCAAAATTCCCAGTACCAATTTCTTTTCGTTTACATTTTTTTTCTCTGGAGCAAACCTCAACTCGATTGCTGGAAAAAAAAACGATGATGCTCAAATTTGATAGACACTCTCAAAACTGTATTCTCGGCGACAAACATAGCTGTCCACaggattatatatatataattctaaATAAAAGAAAGAAAAGTCGCGGGAAAGGTGAAGCACACAGCGGCCGCCGCTTCCTGCATCCAGCGGTGGTGGTGTGGTGGTGCCGATGGTTCTCTTTTTCCCGTCAAGCTGTCATCGGCGTCAGCATCCATCCACCGTAAGCGGCAAGGCGGCCGACCGCTACCCCCAACCATCGCGACCCCTGCCCCTTCCCCGTTCGTCCCCTCCCCcgggccgccgccgccaccaatCCCACCTCCTCGCCCTCGCCCCCTCGCTTTGACCCCCCTCACCCGCGAAGCTTCGTCTCCTTGACCCCTCctccccctctctctatttatcccCCTCCCTATCCACTCCCCGCCCTCTCCAAGACCAAGACCAACACCACTCCACTCCCTCCATTTCCCTCACCTCCCGCAGCAGCTAGCCGCCAGCCAACAACCGAACCAACCAACCAACCCACAGGCCACAGCGAGCGAGTAAAGCGTCCAATGGTAGCGATGGCGgccgtgcagcagcagcagcagcagcagcgccgCGACGCGGAGGCGGAGCTCAACCTGCCCCCGGGCTTCCGGTTCCACCCGACGGACGAGGAGCTGGTGGCGCACTACCTCTGCGCGCGCGCCGCGGGGCGCCGCCCGCCGGTGTCCATCATCGCCGAGGTCGACCTGTACCGCTTCGACCCCTGGGACCTGCCGGAGCGCGCCCTCTTCGGGCGCCGCGAGTGGTACTTCTTCACGCCGCGGGACCGCAAGTACCCCAACGGCTCCCGCCCCAACCGCGCCGCCGGGTCGGGCTACTGGAAGGCCACGGGCGCGGACAAGCCCGTGGAGCACGAGGGCCGGACGGCGGGGATCAAGAAGGCGCTCGTGTTCTACCACGGCAAGCCGCCGCGCGGGGTCAAGACGGAGTGGATCATGCACGAGTACCGCCTCGCCGAAGCCGGCGGCGCCCGCGCCAAGAAGTCCGGCGCCGGCACGCTCAGGGTAAGCGGCGAGCACATCGcgtcgagtcttcttcttccttggTCTTTGTTTCCTCGTCGTAAGGAGTGGCCAGGGTGCTGACCTGCTTGCTGTTGGATTGATTTTGATTCTCCTGCAGCTGGATGACTGGGTGCTGTGCCGCCTGTACAACAAGAAGAACGAGTGGGAGAAGATGCAGCAgcagaaggagaaggagaagaaggcgaTGGAGTCGGAGGCGTCGCTCTCGCACTCCCACTCCGACACGCGGACGCCGGAATCGGAGATCGACGACGACCCGTTCCCGGAGCTGGGCTCTCTACCGGCGTTCGACGACATGGGCGCAGCCCCAGCCCCTGCCGGCGTCGTCCTGCccaaggaggaggtggaggacttcggcgacctcGGCGGCGACGACTGGCTCGCGGGCATCAACCTCGACGACCTGCAGATGCCGGGGGACGCCGCCGATTTCTACGGCTCCATGCTCGTCTCGCCGATGGCCGCCAAGATGGAGCCGGACGGCGGCTTCCCCTTCTTCTGAGATCCTTCGGCGACTCCGGGGACGACCGGATGCAGCGCAACGCAAACTGTGTATAGTTCAGATTTTCTTCATGGAaccaacaacaacaaaaaaagtTCTTGCTAATATCTTGTTCTAGTGGTGTAGTGCAGAAGTAGCAGCAACATGATTGAAGTTCCATTGTAGTACTGATGTTCATCGCCACTTGAGCTGTGACAAGTGACGACATTCTTTCGTTTCTTGGCTGCAAATTCTTCGTTGTCCAGAATATAATTTCAGATGGGTAATGCCAATTCGGGACGTGTTAACTTGTTTCTTGCCTCTGAACATACAATAGCTTGTTGTGCTTGGTTGCGAGAGCGGTTTTTGTTTGGAGCCTTAAGATGGTCCATTTTTTTTAAATATCTAATCAAGATTCTTGATGTACTTCTTTAAAATATCTTTAATCAAGGTTCTTGATATACTTCTCTAAAATATCTAAAAtgaagattcttgatacacttcTTTAAAATATCTTGGTACAATTTGATTGTTCAGATGGTAGATGCCGACAAAGAAAATTTTAGttggtactccctccgtttctttttatttgtcgctggatagtgtaattttgcactatccagcgacaaataaaaaggtttctttttatttgtcgctggatagtgtaattttgcactatccagcgacaaataaaaagaaacggagggagtacctgTGAACATCGGACGGCCACGATATCCATGTTTGGCCACGCTGTTTCTCTCGCCGGCAAATGCTCCCTCTGTCCCGTAACAAATATTAATAGGTATATTTCTGAATTTCAAAAATCGTTCCATAACAAATGCTAATAATTGCACAAAAAAAAAGATGT contains these protein-coding regions:
- the LOC100273749 gene encoding NAC domain-containing protein 67; this translates as MVAMAAVQQQQQQQRRDAEAELNLPPGFRFHPTDEELVAHYLCARAAGRRPPVSIIAEVDLYRFDPWDLPERALFGRREWYFFTPRDRKYPNGSRPNRAAGSGYWKATGADKPVEHEGRTAGIKKALVFYHGKPPRGVKTEWIMHEYRLAEAGGARAKKSGAGTLRLDDWVLCRLYNKKNEWEKMQQQKEKEKKAMESEASLSHSHSDTRTPESEIDDDPFPELGSLPAFDDMGAAPAPAGVVLPKEEVEDFGDLGGDDWLAGINLDDLQMPGDAADFYGSMLVSPMAAKMEPDGGFPFF